In a single window of the Magnetofaba australis IT-1 genome:
- a CDS encoding 3-hydroxyacyl-CoA dehydrogenase NAD-binding domain-containing protein, with protein MSDHLCIGTYWRWERDETDHIVTITADAPDAGANTLSKASIEELNAILAELEDASIAGVIFRSAKPAGFIAGADVSAFGQLRTEREALPLIQEGQALMDRIDRFPHPTLALIHGHCLGGGLELALACRYRVLRDDAATRVGLPEIKLGIFPGFGGSWRLPRLIGHVPAMSLMLAGATVDARKAKRLGLADVITPERLEQRAAHDLLQRAPQPRRAGWLARLPGVWPLRTWVAAALRGQVRDKANPSHYPAPYALIEHWAHGVSDSTTAQPREAEQVAHLLVSPAARSLTRLFFLRERMKKLGKNDAPAPRHVHVVGDGVMGRGIASWCALNGLRVSLQGLDPKLLGRAVAETAKLAKRKLKDPRRVQQVLDRLIPDPRGDGAARADIVIEAIFENQAAKRELFAQLEPKMRPDAVLASNTSAIPLQELAKGLIDPTRLVGLHFFNPVARMPLIEVVRGPQSSDEAIARALRFAVTVDKLPLPVTSSPGFLVNRALMPYMLEAVRMMDEGIDTRCIDQAALAFGMPMGPLRLADTVGLDVCLSVAEELAPTLKLEIPARLRVMVADGLLGEKSGQGFYQYAAASEPRASERGQWVDGPLHQRLMAPLLNEVAACLAEGVVEDPDMADAGMVFGTGFAPHLGGPMRYAAQLGESELAARFDALERAHGPRLAMHGGWSDATLIDWLQQQETTHAVATSQRHSPQGGGDHPVGAVPRAC; from the coding sequence ATGTCGGACCATCTGTGTATCGGAACCTACTGGCGCTGGGAGCGCGATGAGACGGATCACATCGTCACCATCACCGCCGATGCGCCGGACGCGGGCGCCAACACGCTCTCCAAGGCGTCCATTGAGGAGCTCAACGCGATTCTAGCGGAGCTGGAGGACGCCTCCATCGCCGGGGTGATCTTCCGTTCGGCGAAACCGGCGGGCTTCATCGCCGGAGCGGACGTGAGCGCCTTCGGCCAACTGCGCACAGAGCGCGAGGCGTTGCCATTGATCCAGGAGGGGCAGGCGTTGATGGATCGCATCGACCGCTTCCCCCACCCCACCCTGGCGCTGATTCACGGCCACTGCTTAGGCGGCGGCCTGGAGCTGGCGCTGGCGTGCCGCTATCGGGTGCTGCGCGATGACGCCGCCACCCGGGTGGGACTGCCAGAGATCAAACTGGGAATCTTCCCCGGCTTTGGCGGCAGTTGGCGTCTGCCGCGTCTGATCGGCCACGTCCCGGCGATGTCGCTGATGCTGGCCGGGGCCACAGTGGATGCGCGCAAGGCCAAACGGCTGGGGCTGGCGGATGTAATCACCCCCGAGCGGCTGGAACAGCGCGCCGCCCACGATCTGCTGCAGCGGGCGCCGCAGCCGCGTCGCGCCGGATGGCTGGCGCGTCTGCCGGGGGTGTGGCCGCTGCGCACATGGGTGGCGGCGGCGCTGCGCGGACAGGTGCGCGACAAGGCCAACCCGTCCCACTACCCCGCCCCCTACGCCCTGATCGAACACTGGGCCCATGGGGTGAGCGATTCCACCACAGCGCAACCGCGCGAAGCCGAGCAGGTGGCGCATCTGCTGGTCTCCCCCGCTGCGCGCAGCTTGACCCGTCTGTTCTTCCTGCGCGAACGCATGAAGAAGTTGGGCAAGAACGACGCCCCGGCGCCGCGCCATGTGCATGTGGTGGGCGACGGCGTGATGGGTCGCGGCATCGCCTCCTGGTGCGCTTTGAACGGTCTGCGGGTGAGCCTCCAGGGGCTCGACCCCAAACTGCTGGGCCGCGCGGTGGCGGAGACCGCCAAACTGGCCAAACGCAAACTGAAAGATCCGCGCCGGGTGCAACAGGTGCTTGACCGCCTGATCCCCGATCCGCGCGGCGACGGCGCGGCCCGCGCCGACATCGTCATCGAAGCGATCTTCGAGAACCAGGCGGCCAAACGCGAACTGTTCGCCCAGTTGGAGCCGAAGATGCGCCCCGACGCCGTGCTGGCCAGCAACACCTCGGCGATCCCGCTACAGGAGTTGGCCAAGGGGTTGATCGACCCCACGCGGCTGGTGGGGCTGCACTTCTTCAACCCGGTGGCGCGCATGCCGTTGATCGAGGTGGTGCGCGGCCCGCAGAGCAGCGACGAAGCCATCGCCCGCGCGCTGCGTTTCGCCGTCACAGTGGACAAACTGCCGCTGCCGGTGACCAGCAGCCCGGGATTCCTGGTCAATCGCGCCCTCATGCCCTACATGCTCGAAGCGGTGCGCATGATGGACGAGGGCATCGACACCCGCTGCATCGACCAGGCGGCGCTGGCCTTCGGCATGCCCATGGGGCCGCTGCGTCTGGCCGACACGGTGGGGCTGGATGTGTGCCTGTCGGTGGCCGAAGAGCTGGCCCCGACGCTGAAACTGGAGATCCCCGCACGCTTGCGGGTGATGGTGGCCGACGGCCTGTTGGGCGAGAAGAGCGGCCAGGGCTTCTATCAGTACGCCGCCGCCAGTGAACCCCGCGCCAGCGAGCGCGGCCAGTGGGTGGACGGTCCGCTGCACCAACGCCTGATGGCGCCGCTGCTCAATGAAGTGGCCGCGTGTCTGGCTGAAGGGGTGGTGGAAGACCCCGACATGGCCGACGCCGGTATGGTGTTCGGAACCGGTTTCGCGCCGCACCTGGGCGGCCCCATGCGCTATGCGGCGCAGTTGGGCGAGTCGGAGTTGGCGGCGCGCTTCGACGCATTGGAGCGCGCCCACGGTCCGCGTCTGGCCATGCACGGCGGCTGGAGCGATGCGACTCTCATCGATTGGCTACAACAGCAGGAGACGACTCATGCTGTGGCGACATCACAACGACATTCTCCCCAAGGGGGAGGCGACCACCCTGTCGGCGCTGTTCCGCGCGCGTGTTGA
- a CDS encoding AMP-dependent synthetase/ligase, translating to MLWRHHNDILPKGEATTLSALFRARVEHSPDAPAYRQYDAERGEWLRFTWRQTADDVARWRAGLRKLGLKQGQRVAIQLHNRREWALFDQAALSLGLITVPLYAQDRPESARHVLSDSGARALLTENVLLWREIKQSGDLPRALQHVLILQGGMGEARKDARVQAVETWLPEQGDPWPFDEPDMHADSLATITYTSGSTGPAKGVMLTHGNILADVYAAVSRIEAYPEDCFLSFLPLSHALERTAGYYLPMLAGSEVAYARSIADLPEDLRTVRPTVLISAPRIFERIHRRVMEKLSHAAPWRAKLLNLAVASGWDHFQHQQHRARWSWRETLWPLLRALAARPLLARLGGRLRVAVSGGAPLSPEISHFFLGLGLPLVQGYGLTETAPVVSVNTLEDNAPETVGAPLPGIDARTDEKGELCVRGPNVMRGYWRNPLATKQAIDAEGWYHTGDLAELDAHGHIRLVGRLKEILVMANGRKVAPGDVESAIERDPLFAQTLLIGEGRPYLALLATLDESAWRKLAQEQGLDPNQPAALADGRIEGLCIKRMNAQLAAFPAYVTIRRAHLTFEPWSVENGLITPTLKIKRHAIVERYGRQIDALYRGHEA from the coding sequence ATGCTGTGGCGACATCACAACGACATTCTCCCCAAGGGGGAGGCGACCACCCTGTCGGCGCTGTTCCGCGCGCGTGTTGAACACAGCCCCGACGCCCCCGCCTATCGTCAGTATGACGCCGAGCGGGGCGAGTGGCTGCGCTTCACCTGGCGGCAAACCGCCGATGACGTGGCGCGCTGGCGCGCCGGACTGCGCAAACTGGGGCTCAAACAGGGCCAACGGGTGGCGATTCAACTGCACAATCGCCGCGAGTGGGCGCTGTTCGACCAGGCGGCGTTGAGTCTGGGATTGATCACCGTGCCGCTGTATGCGCAGGATCGCCCGGAGTCGGCGCGCCATGTGCTCAGCGACTCCGGCGCCCGCGCCCTACTCACTGAGAACGTGCTGCTGTGGCGCGAGATCAAACAAAGCGGCGACCTGCCGCGCGCGCTGCAGCATGTGCTGATTCTGCAAGGCGGCATGGGGGAGGCCCGCAAAGACGCCCGCGTGCAGGCGGTGGAAACGTGGCTGCCGGAGCAGGGCGACCCGTGGCCGTTCGATGAACCGGACATGCACGCCGACTCCCTGGCCACCATCACCTACACCTCCGGCTCCACCGGTCCGGCCAAAGGGGTGATGTTGACCCATGGCAACATTCTGGCCGACGTCTACGCGGCGGTTTCGCGCATCGAGGCCTACCCGGAGGACTGCTTCCTGTCGTTCCTGCCGCTCTCCCATGCGCTGGAGCGCACCGCTGGTTACTACCTGCCGATGCTGGCGGGCAGCGAAGTGGCGTATGCGCGCAGCATCGCCGACCTGCCCGAGGATCTGCGCACGGTGCGCCCCACGGTGCTGATCTCGGCGCCGCGCATCTTCGAGCGCATTCACCGGCGTGTGATGGAGAAGCTGTCCCACGCCGCCCCGTGGCGCGCCAAACTGCTGAATCTGGCGGTGGCGAGCGGCTGGGACCACTTTCAACACCAACAACATCGCGCCCGCTGGAGCTGGCGCGAAACCCTGTGGCCGCTGCTGCGCGCCCTGGCGGCGCGGCCGCTGCTGGCGCGGTTGGGCGGACGGCTGCGGGTGGCGGTCTCCGGCGGCGCCCCGCTCTCTCCAGAGATCTCCCACTTCTTCCTGGGGCTGGGGCTGCCGCTGGTGCAGGGCTATGGTCTCACCGAAACCGCGCCGGTGGTGAGCGTCAACACCCTGGAGGATAACGCGCCGGAGACCGTGGGCGCGCCGCTGCCGGGCATCGACGCCCGCACCGACGAAAAAGGCGAACTGTGCGTGCGCGGCCCCAACGTGATGCGCGGCTACTGGCGCAATCCCCTGGCCACCAAACAGGCCATCGACGCCGAAGGGTGGTACCACACCGGCGATCTGGCGGAGTTGGACGCACACGGCCACATCCGTCTGGTGGGGCGCCTGAAAGAGATTCTGGTGATGGCCAATGGGCGCAAAGTGGCCCCCGGCGACGTGGAGAGCGCCATTGAGCGCGACCCGCTGTTTGCCCAGACCCTTCTCATCGGCGAGGGTCGCCCCTATCTGGCGCTGCTGGCGACGCTGGATGAGAGCGCCTGGCGCAAACTGGCGCAGGAGCAGGGGTTGGATCCCAATCAACCGGCGGCGCTGGCCGATGGCCGCATCGAGGGGCTGTGCATCAAGCGCATGAACGCGCAACTGGCCGCCTTCCCCGCTTATGTGACCATCCGCCGCGCCCATCTAACCTTCGAGCCGTGGAGCGTGGAGAATGGACTGATCACCCCCACGTTGAAGATCAAACGCCACGCCATTGTGGAACGCTATGGGCGGCAGATCGACGCCCTCTACCGCGGCCACGAGGCGTAA
- a CDS encoding ATP-binding protein has protein sequence MQPSLRIRRGVRLFTGLRAQMLALGLLALIALPWLGASLGRALLGEAAQAQTHNALSVANGVAQFLTGRPELLDPSLDPALQALEEIVVSRARLIEHAVRLDGKSQEWADLMGFADRHQLSKIDPALKDPPDFQSLFAANEEFLYALLIARDKHIVYRDRNGLRLYRSDHLRIELIDAEGSAHHYAISPTKAGWINAHLLKGDPLDGLPDRPEIRIKGMWKEQGDGFLVELRIPRDMLGPKLEATLSLGDVDEADAENPRVTLLNARHSAQPGKPASPPSAKEKPLDDSRGKALSALLGGFRSFAGQMVIVDKTGRELARLGAPGKDDGMQQTRFWTPWAHRLLPTAPQDANAQALARPVMAAQLTQPQAVWSRDDPLRAPVARAAAPVRHGDSTLGAVWVETPLDGLQRALERSAAGLLGALLSLMAALAIWMGWLGLAFARRVILLRDQLHEALDPDARVLAAPTPARAPDELGDLSRAFTLILVRLDEHNRYLAGLADRLLNHMYAPLASARAALQPLQDEQAAADQNAAQAAAQALQALGPLETLYTALHQSRELDRALAENDDAPFDLTFALSGGVNSLKQRYPEADFSLERPTDPVMVMGVQSAVALMCEKVLENAAQYAEPGSTIRVELARQGGMAVMTTRNLGPALPTQMGDRLFDAMVSVPPEGTQPPADGLWRPGLGLSLARRIASRHHGEIIAQSLDAPSGVLVTIRLPLAPI, from the coding sequence ATGCAACCCTCTCTTCGCATACGGCGCGGCGTGCGCCTGTTTACCGGACTGCGCGCGCAGATGCTGGCGCTGGGCCTGTTGGCCCTCATCGCCCTGCCCTGGCTGGGCGCATCGCTGGGCCGCGCGCTGCTGGGCGAAGCGGCGCAGGCGCAGACCCACAACGCCCTGAGCGTGGCCAATGGGGTGGCCCAGTTCCTGACCGGTCGCCCGGAGCTGCTGGATCCCTCCCTGGATCCGGCGTTGCAGGCCCTCGAAGAGATCGTGGTGAGCCGCGCGCGCCTGATCGAACACGCCGTGCGCCTGGATGGCAAATCCCAGGAGTGGGCCGACCTCATGGGCTTCGCCGACCGCCATCAACTGAGCAAAATCGACCCCGCCCTGAAAGATCCGCCGGACTTTCAATCGCTGTTTGCCGCCAATGAGGAGTTCCTCTACGCCCTGCTCATCGCCCGCGACAAGCACATCGTCTACCGCGACCGCAACGGTCTGCGCCTATACCGCTCCGACCATCTGCGCATTGAACTGATCGACGCCGAAGGCAGTGCGCATCACTACGCCATCTCCCCCACCAAAGCGGGCTGGATCAACGCCCACCTGCTCAAGGGCGACCCCCTGGATGGCTTGCCGGATCGCCCAGAGATTCGCATCAAAGGGATGTGGAAGGAGCAGGGCGACGGCTTTTTGGTGGAGCTGCGCATCCCCCGCGACATGCTCGGCCCCAAACTGGAGGCGACCCTCTCCCTGGGCGATGTGGATGAGGCGGATGCGGAGAACCCGCGCGTGACCCTGCTCAACGCGCGCCACAGCGCGCAACCGGGCAAACCCGCATCGCCCCCCTCTGCCAAGGAGAAGCCTCTCGATGACTCCCGCGGCAAAGCGCTCAGCGCGCTGCTGGGCGGCTTTCGATCGTTTGCCGGGCAGATGGTGATCGTGGATAAGACCGGACGGGAGTTGGCGCGCCTGGGCGCTCCTGGCAAGGATGATGGCATGCAGCAAACGCGCTTCTGGACCCCCTGGGCGCATCGTCTGCTGCCAACAGCGCCGCAGGACGCCAATGCACAGGCGTTGGCGCGTCCGGTGATGGCGGCGCAATTGACCCAGCCGCAAGCGGTCTGGAGCAGAGACGATCCTCTGCGCGCGCCGGTGGCGCGGGCGGCGGCGCCGGTGCGCCATGGGGATTCGACGCTGGGGGCGGTGTGGGTGGAGACGCCCCTGGATGGGCTGCAACGCGCGCTGGAGCGCAGCGCAGCAGGGCTGCTGGGCGCTCTATTGAGCCTGATGGCGGCGTTGGCCATATGGATGGGGTGGTTGGGGCTCGCCTTCGCCCGACGCGTGATTCTGCTGCGCGATCAACTGCATGAGGCGCTGGACCCCGACGCCCGCGTGCTGGCGGCGCCGACTCCGGCGCGGGCGCCGGATGAACTGGGGGATCTGTCGCGCGCATTCACCCTGATTCTGGTGCGCCTGGATGAGCACAATCGTTATCTGGCGGGATTGGCGGATCGACTGCTCAACCACATGTACGCGCCCCTGGCCAGCGCCCGCGCGGCGCTGCAACCGCTCCAGGACGAACAGGCCGCCGCCGACCAAAACGCCGCGCAAGCCGCCGCGCAAGCGCTGCAGGCGTTGGGGCCGCTGGAGACGTTGTATACCGCGCTACATCAGTCGCGGGAGTTGGACCGCGCCCTGGCCGAAAACGATGACGCGCCATTCGATCTCACCTTTGCCTTGAGCGGCGGCGTCAACTCCCTCAAGCAGCGCTATCCCGAGGCCGACTTCTCCCTCGAGCGGCCGACCGATCCGGTGATGGTGATGGGGGTGCAGAGCGCGGTGGCGCTGATGTGTGAAAAGGTGCTGGAGAACGCCGCCCAGTACGCCGAACCGGGCAGCACCATCCGCGTGGAGCTGGCGCGCCAGGGCGGCATGGCGGTGATGACGACGCGCAATCTCGGCCCCGCTCTGCCCACGCAGATGGGCGATAGACTGTTCGACGCCATGGTCAGCGTGCCGCCCGAGGGAACCCAGCCACCCGCCGATGGCCTATGGCGCCCTGGTCTGGGCCTCTCTCTGGCGCGGCGCATCGCATCGCGACATCATGGCGAAATTATCGCGCAGAGCCTCGACGCTCCCAGCGGCGTGCTGGTGACCATTCGTCTGCCGTTGGCGCCAATCTGA
- a CDS encoding DUF6726 family protein: MRRVSGLAGIVLISVLLSGCFFTKVVSAPMRVVGGVASIVPVVGEKMHDSIDSAADAVDKAPL, translated from the coding sequence ATGCGGCGAGTTTCGGGTCTTGCGGGGATTGTGTTGATCAGCGTTCTGCTGTCGGGCTGTTTTTTCACCAAGGTGGTGAGCGCGCCCATGCGGGTGGTGGGCGGGGTGGCCTCCATTGTGCCGGTGGTGGGGGAGAAGATGCATGACTCCATCGACTCCGCCGCCGATGCGGTGGACAAGGCGCCGCTGTAA
- a CDS encoding cyclic nucleotide-binding domain-containing protein, protein MNTELYDELAATSLFEGLEDVTLERVASFSAVRRFTDGQKVLSEHADDGYRTLYLLREGRLNLAKAPSAEQFDSPVNLATIDEEVYGEVSWLLGRRPSAELTSIGDSRLLVVDGEELFALCEEDPSVGFLIMFRLASMLSMRLVNATQQAAQQSA, encoded by the coding sequence ATGAATACAGAACTCTATGATGAGCTGGCCGCGACATCCCTGTTCGAAGGCCTGGAAGACGTCACCCTTGAGCGCGTCGCCTCCTTTAGCGCCGTGCGCCGCTTTACTGATGGCCAAAAGGTGCTCTCGGAGCACGCCGACGACGGCTATCGCACCCTCTATCTGCTACGCGAAGGCCGCTTGAACCTGGCCAAAGCGCCCTCGGCAGAGCAGTTCGACTCGCCGGTCAATCTGGCCACCATCGATGAAGAGGTGTATGGCGAGGTGAGCTGGCTGTTGGGCCGCAGACCCTCGGCGGAGCTGACCAGCATCGGCGATTCACGCTTGTTGGTGGTGGATGGCGAAGAGCTGTTTGCGCTGTGCGAAGAGGATCCCAGCGTGGGCTTTCTGATCATGTTTCGTCTGGCCTCCATGCTCTCCATGCGCCTGGTCAACGCCACCCAACAGGCTGCGCAACAAAGCGCTTGA
- a CDS encoding cyclic nucleotide-binding domain-containing protein encodes MTSLDVLRCVRLFRDLDNAILDEIATFSEIRSYAHGDAILSESNPPPTRDIYLHLEGSIGVSKRAVVGQTLKDVDIQAIDNEVYGEVGWFLGVAPSADVISHGASNFLVVDGQKLFALCEAHPQVGQQIYFRLASVLAQRLAFNTKNLASKSVIVRDCQEPIS; translated from the coding sequence ATGACCAGCCTAGATGTATTGCGCTGCGTGCGCCTGTTTCGTGATCTGGATAACGCGATTCTCGATGAGATCGCCACATTCAGTGAAATCCGCAGCTACGCCCACGGCGACGCCATTCTCAGCGAAAGCAATCCACCGCCGACCCGGGATATCTATCTGCACCTGGAGGGCTCCATCGGCGTGAGCAAACGCGCCGTGGTGGGACAGACCCTCAAGGACGTGGACATCCAGGCCATCGATAACGAGGTGTATGGCGAAGTGGGCTGGTTCCTGGGCGTGGCGCCCTCCGCCGACGTCATCAGCCACGGCGCCAGCAACTTTCTGGTGGTCGATGGGCAGAAGCTGTTCGCCCTGTGCGAAGCCCACCCCCAGGTGGGCCAGCAGATCTACTTCCGCCTCGCCTCGGTGTTGGCCCAACGCCTGGCCTTCAACACCAAAAATCTGGCCAGCAAAAGCGTCATCGTACGCGACTGCCAAGAGCCCATCAGCTAA
- a CDS encoding TAXI family TRAP transporter solute-binding subunit, which produces MNRRLLALFVGGAALAVGMTAQPQEALAKRITFSGGPAGGTFQVVANAVQVYKPIKELDGYKVKAQSSAGSVENLRKVDAGRADFGVVYSGHVYLGRNGKLKNDAKKYENVMAVAYLYGAPAQLVVRKGSGISSASDLVGKKVGVGNAGSGAFANAELFFSHMGVWDKMERNAMGYNDAAQAFGNNQLDAFWLFTAFPSGAVIMAAQTNDIDLVDLGADAEKSGFFKEYPYFSKLAVPAGTYRGVDKTTPSFQDSALWVANANTPADLVYKMLSVIYTDKGLAHMRSQKKTFKEMSIQTGVNGIVTPMHPGAEKFWREKGMLK; this is translated from the coding sequence ATGAACAGACGTCTGTTAGCCCTGTTTGTCGGCGGCGCGGCCCTGGCGGTGGGCATGACCGCACAACCTCAAGAGGCGCTGGCCAAGCGCATCACCTTCAGCGGCGGCCCAGCGGGCGGCACCTTCCAGGTGGTGGCCAACGCGGTGCAAGTCTACAAACCCATCAAAGAGTTGGATGGCTATAAGGTCAAAGCGCAATCCTCCGCCGGTTCGGTGGAGAACCTGCGCAAAGTGGACGCCGGACGCGCCGACTTCGGCGTGGTCTACTCCGGCCACGTCTATCTGGGCCGCAACGGCAAGCTCAAGAACGATGCCAAGAAGTATGAAAACGTGATGGCGGTGGCCTATCTGTATGGCGCCCCCGCGCAGTTGGTGGTGCGTAAAGGCTCTGGCATCTCCAGCGCCTCCGATCTGGTGGGCAAAAAAGTGGGCGTGGGCAACGCTGGCTCCGGCGCCTTCGCCAACGCCGAGCTGTTCTTCAGCCACATGGGCGTGTGGGACAAGATGGAGCGCAACGCCATGGGCTACAATGACGCCGCCCAGGCCTTCGGCAACAATCAATTGGACGCCTTCTGGCTGTTCACCGCCTTCCCCAGCGGCGCGGTGATCATGGCCGCGCAGACCAATGACATCGACCTGGTGGACCTCGGCGCCGACGCCGAAAAGAGCGGCTTCTTCAAAGAGTACCCCTACTTCAGCAAACTCGCGGTGCCGGCCGGGACCTATCGCGGCGTCGATAAAACTACGCCGTCGTTCCAAGACTCCGCGCTGTGGGTGGCCAACGCCAACACCCCGGCGGATCTGGTCTACAAAATGCTGTCGGTGATCTACACCGATAAGGGCTTGGCGCACATGCGCAGCCAGAAGAAGACCTTCAAAGAGATGAGCATCCAGACCGGCGTCAACGGCATCGTCACCCCGATGCACCCCGGCGCCGAGAAGTTCTGGCGTGAAAAGGGCATGCTCAAATAA
- a CDS encoding TRAP transporter permease, protein MAAFQDLHRFEKILFDTLALSLVLFYSYAAVWEPASTQYHRGVYVILTYLLVFLLYRSRNPFMRVVDYLLMGLSVGSLGYWILNFEAINYRSGAETELDTWIAMVGVLLGIEVARRVVGLIFVIIGAIMLLYGVYGAYMPDLISHAGDTFPYLCVSIFYKSDGVFGIMANVLATYIVLFVIFGAFLEKSGAQRFFIDFPLAAVGHKVGGPAKVSVIASGLFGSISGSAIANTVSTGAFTIPMMKKAGFKPHIAGGIEPAASLGGMFMPPIMGAGGFIMAELTGVPYSEIMLVAVFPALMYFFSVFVMVHYEAKKHNIVGERSEFSAMEILKNEWYYILPLVAITVFMLYGYSPGFSAILGIITAIAISWINPETRIGPRAFLEGARAGAESSLKIGATVGVIGIIIGVLTYSGLVLTFADIVIELADGSLFLTIALIALASLVLGMGVPVTAAYLITAVVAVPALTELGVNPIAAHMIVYWLSQDSNITPPVCIAAFAGATIAQSNMWRTAFAAFKFAKFLYLAPFLFGYVPAFSLDGSSQDIVVAFVLIALGTYFYAWFLSGIWYKPLKAMLTGAKA, encoded by the coding sequence ATGGCTGCATTCCAAGATCTTCACCGGTTTGAAAAAATCCTGTTCGATACATTGGCGCTCAGCCTGGTCCTGTTCTACTCCTATGCGGCAGTATGGGAGCCCGCCTCGACCCAGTACCACCGGGGCGTCTACGTCATTCTCACCTATCTGCTGGTGTTTCTGCTCTACCGCTCGCGCAACCCATTCATGCGCGTGGTGGACTACCTGCTCATGGGGCTGTCGGTGGGCTCGCTGGGCTACTGGATCCTCAATTTCGAGGCCATCAACTACCGCTCCGGCGCGGAAACCGAGCTGGATACCTGGATCGCCATGGTGGGCGTGCTGCTGGGCATTGAAGTGGCGCGCCGGGTGGTGGGACTCATTTTTGTCATCATCGGCGCCATTATGCTGCTCTACGGCGTCTACGGCGCCTACATGCCGGATCTGATCTCCCACGCCGGGGACACCTTCCCCTATCTGTGCGTCTCCATTTTTTACAAAAGCGACGGCGTCTTCGGCATCATGGCCAACGTGCTGGCCACCTACATCGTGCTGTTCGTCATCTTTGGCGCGTTCCTGGAGAAGAGCGGCGCGCAACGATTCTTTATCGACTTTCCCCTCGCCGCAGTGGGGCACAAGGTGGGCGGCCCGGCCAAGGTGTCGGTGATCGCCAGCGGCCTGTTCGGCTCCATCTCCGGCTCCGCCATCGCCAACACCGTCTCCACCGGCGCCTTCACCATCCCGATGATGAAAAAGGCGGGCTTCAAACCCCACATCGCCGGCGGCATCGAACCGGCGGCGTCCCTGGGCGGCATGTTCATGCCCCCCATCATGGGCGCGGGCGGCTTCATCATGGCGGAACTGACCGGGGTGCCCTATTCGGAGATCATGCTGGTGGCGGTGTTCCCGGCGCTGATGTACTTCTTCAGCGTCTTCGTGATGGTCCATTACGAGGCCAAAAAGCACAATATCGTCGGCGAGCGCTCGGAATTCAGCGCCATGGAGATCCTGAAAAACGAGTGGTACTACATCCTGCCGCTGGTGGCCATCACGGTGTTCATGTTGTACGGCTACTCGCCGGGCTTCTCGGCGATTCTCGGCATTATCACCGCCATCGCCATTAGTTGGATCAACCCGGAAACGCGCATCGGCCCCCGCGCATTCCTTGAAGGCGCACGCGCCGGGGCCGAGAGCAGTCTGAAGATCGGCGCCACGGTGGGGGTGATCGGCATCATCATCGGCGTGCTCACCTACAGCGGTCTGGTGCTCACCTTCGCCGACATCGTGATTGAACTGGCTGATGGCAGCCTGTTCCTGACCATTGCGCTTATCGCCCTGGCGTCGTTGGTGCTGGGCATGGGGGTGCCGGTGACGGCGGCCTATCTGATCACCGCCGTGGTGGCGGTGCCTGCGCTCACCGAGCTGGGGGTCAATCCCATCGCCGCGCATATGATCGTCTATTGGCTGTCGCAGGACTCCAACATCACGCCGCCGGTGTGCATCGCCGCCTTTGCCGGGGCCACCATCGCGCAATCCAACATGTGGCGCACCGCGTTTGCGGCGTTCAAGTTCGCCAAATTCCTCTATCTGGCGCCGTTCCTGTTTGGCTACGTGCCCGCCTTCTCGCTGGATGGAAGCTCACAGGATATCGTGGTGGCGTTTGTGTTGATCGCTTTGGGCACCTACTTCTATGCATGGTTCCTCAGCGGCATCTGGTACAAGCCGCTCAAGGCTATGCTGACGGGAGCCAAGGCGTAA